tcaGCTTGCCTTGTTGGCTTTAAAATCCTAAATTATCTGCGAGAAGAAAGCAGCTTCCAAAAATCCGTCTCTGGAATCGACTCCAGGTTTCTGCTTCTCGTAAGGAGCcaaatctttttgcttttgcaccagaaaaggaaaatattttctctttgcaccAGGCTCATCCAGTTGCCAAACTCAAGGAGAAGAAACCCAACGGGATGCCCGCAGCCAGCCTCACCTCCCCGGCAGCCGCCTCCTCCTCGTGTTTCCCGAAAAGCTTCGTGGCTGGAGCCCGCAGCCGCTCGCCCATTGCCCCCGACAGCCTCAACCCGGAGGATTTTCACCCCGCGGGGTTTCTTCAGAGCCAGGAGACGGCGGCGAGGAAATGCTGCGAGCGATCGGCCTCGGCGCGGAGGCTCCTCGCCGCTGCCATGCTTCGTCGCCGGAGGTTtgcggcggcgcggggcgaaGCCGCCCTCCTGCGATCCGCCCCGGGGTGTTCCCATTATCCCAGCGCCGCCTTCCCGGGTGGGAAAAGCAGCGTTTGTCATCCTCGTCCTGCCCCCAGACAACTTTTAAGCACGTGTTTTACTAAATCGTCGCATTTCCAGGCTTTGCTGTCTGATGGAAATGCAGCCGGTTCACCAaattcctcctttctgctgcgGTGCAAGAATGCACGTTTTTAGcaccttctctctttttttttccccctttttttttttcttttttcctccgAAACCTCATAAATGCATTGAATAAATAAAACGCAGCCTTGAAGCGGAGGAAAGGGCACAATCGGAGCGGGCAGGAGGCGGCTGCGCGCGCCGTGGCCCCGTCTGCAGCCGGGAGATTGgggctctcctccctccccggcTGATAAAAGCTGGCGGGGACAGAGATGGGACTGAGCTTTCGCTGAGCCTCTGCCAGAGAAACGGGGAAAAAAACCCTAACGGGGGAAAAACCAAGCGAGGAGAAACAAGTGGGGGGGGGAAAGCAGCCGGAGGAACCCCAAAAGGGCTCTGGAAACAGCCAAGAAATACCCAAAAAAGTTTTGAGAGGAGAAAATCCCAGCGCTGCAAGGTGggtctggctttttttttttttttttccccttttttttttgagctttgtAGCATTTCTGCAACTATTTGGGGCTTTTACTACAATTTTCCAGCTCAGAACTGCGGCCATTTACCGCAGGCACTCATTTGTTTGTGGGCAAAGCCCCGCTTTGGGCTTCAAAAAAGGGATTTGAAGCCTTCGGTGCCAGCCCTTATCTCCCCGTGCACACTTTTTCCCTGGGGCTGGAAGCAAATTTCTCCACTTCTGGCAGCATttcttgcaaaatgcttttctcGGGAGACTCGGAGTCAGCTTAGCTCGATTTTAAGGATGTTTCTTGCtcctctgaaataaaacaagttcAATTTTGTTGCCcaaagagcagggagaaggcaggGGTGGGTTTAAGGCAGATTCATTGCTGAATTGGCCCAAGAAGGGGAAATTTTGGGGTATAAATCGTATCTGGGGAGTAGATCGCTCTGTCCGGGCTTGCTCGTTGTGTTCCCTTCGTAGTGAGAGGGAATCGAGGGATTTAATCTGAGAGATTAAATCTGTGGGTTTTGCCATAAATAAACCAGGTTCCTTGAtggctgctggagaaaaaatagcaatttttttcaagcattttgaCTACAGATGGTGGATGAGCCAATTATGTgggataattttattttattctttttttttttccttcttttggcCATTCTGGACAAGAAGAGAGGACACGGTGGGCGCGATGGCTTTCTTCCTCAAACCCCGGCCGTGCACGTGGGACTTGGCTGTGGACTACAATGCAGCAAAACAGTTTCAAGGTAACAGAAAATGGTCAAAGAGGAGCCAAGCACCAATTCCTGGTGTCTTCTGGGCTCCGTCGGCTGAGAGGTCTGTTGGGGGTGAGGCTCCTCCAGTTCCAGCCTCGCCTGGAGAACCTCCACCTCCTTGTCCTTGTTCCTCCATCTCCAGCCTTGCCTGGAGGTCCTCCACCTTCTCATGCCTCCATCTCCAGCCTTATCTGGAGATCCTCTGTCTCCAGCCTCACTTGGAGGTCCTCCATCTTCTGGGTTCTCTATCTTCAGCCTCACCTGGAGCTCCCCAACCTCCTTGCACTTCCATCTTCACCCTCACCTAGAGGTTCTCCACCTTCTTGTGCCCTCCATCTCCAGCCTCACCTGGAGGCCCTCCACATCCTTGTGCCTccatctcctctccctttctccttgaAAAACGAGCAACTGGAGTGGATTTTGGGGGGCAGTTCATCCTCTGTGCTCGCATTTGTTCCCGacttcttctctctttccctttccagtgGATGTGACCCTGGATCCAACCACGGCCGGCCCCGAGGTGATCCTCTCCGAGGACCTCAAGGAGGCCACCTGGGGCAGACCAGGGCACCGGTGGCCAGCGGGCCCGGGCTGTTTCGACACGGATCCGTGCATGTTGGGCAGCCAGGGCTTCACCTCGGGCCGCCACTACTGGGAGGTGGAGGCGAGCGGGCGCTTCTGGACCGTGGGGGTGGCTCGGGAATCGGTGCGGAGGAAAGGCCGGATCCTCTTCAAACCCAACGCCGAGATCTGGGGCTTGCAGAAGTATGACGAGCTCTGCGTGGCCCTCACGGCTCCCTCCAACACCTCCGTCCCGCTCCACGGCGGGGAGATCGGGGTCTACT
The sequence above is drawn from the Cygnus atratus isolate AKBS03 ecotype Queensland, Australia chromosome 33, CAtr_DNAZoo_HiC_assembly, whole genome shotgun sequence genome and encodes:
- the LOC118260276 gene encoding E3 ubiquitin-protein ligase TRIM7-like isoform X1, which translates into the protein MAAGEKIAIFFKHFDYRWWMSQLCGIILFYSFFFSFFWPFWTRREDTVGAMAFFLKPRPCTWDLAVDYNAAKQFQVDVTLDPTTAGPEVILSEDLKEATWGRPGHRWPAGPGCFDTDPCMLGSQGFTSGRHYWEVEASGRFWTVGVARESVRRKGRILFKPNAEIWGLQKYDELCVALTAPSNTSVPLHGGEIGVYLDYEVGQVSFYALGTRRRVFTFRVASFSGERVFPYFCVLLSTIKLPPKG
- the LOC118260276 gene encoding E3 ubiquitin-protein ligase TRIM7-like isoform X2, translating into MAFFLKPRPCTWDLAVDYNAAKQFQVDVTLDPTTAGPEVILSEDLKEATWGRPGHRWPAGPGCFDTDPCMLGSQGFTSGRHYWEVEASGRFWTVGVARESVRRKGRILFKPNAEIWGLQKYDELCVALTAPSNTSVPLHGGEIGVYLDYEVGQVSFYALGTRRRVFTFRVASFSGERVFPYFCVLLSTIKLPPKG